A region of the Prevotella melaninogenica genome:
CTTCATGCGCTGAGCCAAAGCTTGCATCTTCTCTGGCATTCGTGAACACATAGCACGCCAACTCACAACAAGATCTTGCTGTGTAAAACCTTCGCTCTCATCCTTATTGGTCACCTCAACTTCCTCTTCCTGCTTATTTTTCTTATTGGTTTTAAGCAGATTGTCAAATGACATCGTCAACGAACCAAGATTAACAGATTTCGGAATACCAGAAGATACATTCATTTTAAGGCGTACACCAGAAGTTTCTGCAACAGACTTTTCTGGTGAAGACACAACCTCAACAGACACTGTTTCGGCAACGTTAGAACTACGAACAGTGTCATCATCACGTTTCAGGCTCCCAACCACCTGCGGAGTCGGTTTCTGTTGAGCCTTCAGAATAAGATTCTTGAACAGGGATTTTAATCGTTTAGGGCTGCGCCCCGAGGCAGGCACATCATCATCCTTCTGCGTAATCTGCGCCACTTGGATGAGCGTCAGTTCCACCAACAAACGTTTATTAGAACTCTGACGATATTCTACATCACAACGATTCATAATCTGCAATGCAGTATAAAGGAAGTTGACTGGGCACTTCTGCGCCTGCAACTGATAACGATTACGCAGTTGTTCGCTTACTTCAAGCAGTGGAAGTGTCTGTGCATCCTTTGCCATCAACACGTTACGAACATGAGATGCCAAACCGTTCACAAGGTGTCCGTCATCGAACCCTTTGTTGATAACGCTATTCAAGAGAACCATAATCTCACTCACTTTATTCTCTAAAGCAAGGTCGATGATATTAAAATAATTCTCTGCATCGAGTACATTCAAGTCCTCTATCACCTTCTGATAAGTGATGTTTCCCTGTGAGAAACTTGCTACCTGATCAAATATTGAGAGTGCATCGCGCATTCCGCCATCCGCTTTCTCTGCAATCACATTCAGAGCCTCTTCATCATACTGTATGTTTTCCTTTTCAGCAACACGCTTAAGATGGTCGATGATATTAGGAACGGTCATACGCTCAAAGTCGTAAATCTGACAGCGAGATAGAATCGTTGGGAGAATCTTGTGTTTATCTGTTGTTGCAAGGATGAAGATAACGTGTGCAGGTGGTTCCTCCAAAGTCTTAAGAAAAGCATTGAAGGCTGCCGTAGAGAGCATGTGAACCTCATCGATGATAAAGACCTTATAACGTCCTACCTGTGGTGGGATACGTGTCTGATCCATCAATGACTTGATGTTCTCAACAGAGTTATTGCTGGCAGCATCCAACTCGAAGATATTATAGCTTCGTCCTTCGTTAAACGCCTTACAGCTCTCACACTCATTACAAGCCTCGCTATCAGCCGTTGGATGTTCGCAGTTTATAGCCTTCGCAAAGATACGAGCAC
Encoded here:
- a CDS encoding DNA polymerase III subunit gamma/tau; translated protein: MDEYIVSARKYRPLSFDSVVGQQALTTTLKNAVKSGKLAHAYLFCGPRGVGKTTCARIFAKAINCEHPTADSEACNECESCKAFNEGRSYNIFELDAASNNSVENIKSLMDQTRIPPQVGRYKVFIIDEVHMLSTAAFNAFLKTLEEPPAHVIFILATTDKHKILPTILSRCQIYDFERMTVPNIIDHLKRVAEKENIQYDEEALNVIAEKADGGMRDALSIFDQVASFSQGNITYQKVIEDLNVLDAENYFNIIDLALENKVSEIMVLLNSVINKGFDDGHLVNGLASHVRNVLMAKDAQTLPLLEVSEQLRNRYQLQAQKCPVNFLYTALQIMNRCDVEYRQSSNKRLLVELTLIQVAQITQKDDDVPASGRSPKRLKSLFKNLILKAQQKPTPQVVGSLKRDDDTVRSSNVAETVSVEVVSSPEKSVAETSGVRLKMNVSSGIPKSVNLGSLTMSFDNLLKTNKKNKQEEEVEVTNKDESEGFTQQDLVVSWRAMCSRMPEKMQALAQRMKNITPTITEYPTILVLAGNNIQLNEMLAIKSRIRATLAKELRNGQIEVEIRLAKHEEIKPMLTPRESFDKLLKTNRPVKKLVDTLGLCLD